A window of the Parabacteroides merdae ATCC 43184 genome harbors these coding sequences:
- a CDS encoding SusC/RagA family TonB-linked outer membrane protein — MTKDFKRFYVSRAMFLGATMFLASIGMASANPSTDTFGSNEPNPVVASPQQAKHTIKGVVEDQFGPIAGANVVEKGTTNGTITDMDGNFSLEVAPNSILIVSFIGYKEQQIPVNSQKTVTIKLTEDSQALEEVVVVGYGTQKKVNLSGSVTSVNVSEMAESRPLTNISTALAGTAPGVQITSSNNIPSNNGDADIKVRGQGTLNNSSPLVIIDGVEGSLNSVSPQDVETVSVLKDAASSAIYGSRAANGVILITTKSGKSGKMKLDYTGYVSFQTLDKPYDVVSDYASYMEYLNEGMTNSNKPAPFSQNVINLWREKSKDPNGLNEYGMPNYLAYPNSDIFDVYETGVSHQHNLSASGGSEKITYYTSFNYLNNPGILENCGYERFSLRANIDSQIKDWLKLGVNLSGYTANTTPVSENIKDIYTYGLTGGNPGIAYLDDQNRLGINANAEDDPQNATNNPYNRLRNTTGNVQTNTLKTRLYAILTPLKGLTIQGSYTYDYYDKFKESKPNFVPMYNFQTNTLYTDGVGQTSIYNYNEKTFRNFMDATIRYERNFFDDRLSTNLMVGASQEQYKRQYFSATRKDLIDPSLGVIDGAIGESSSTGNITEWAMRSYFGRLNLGWDDKYLFEANLRADGSSRFLADNRWGYFPSFSAAWRISEEEFMKNISWLDNLKIRASYGSLGNNTLGSNRDNDGNYTSQSLYAQTNYVLARAVAMGLSQTAIANAALTWETTYITNVGLDYNVLGNRLSGSIEFFNKKTDGILIDLPAPMVHGNATIPKQNAAQVTNKGLEFSANWSDRAGKDFSYNIGFNFTYIKNNVDKFKGDDPSYDGARMLKEGLPIWSLYVREVDRIVQTDEDLALVQSMLDNPDVKGKVVFPYGTPQKGDILYKDLNGDGLVNDDDRVVVGNGKNPTFTYGMNLGFNWKGIDFSALLQGQAGIKDVYLSALYKSTVRQGYQLNADIIEGRWYEGRTDAKYPRLLDYSDTRNEQYSDFWVASKAYLKIRNITLGYTLPSAWTKVAYMDRVRIYGSLENFFTFTKWKGYDPEIDGITYPTMRQAVIGVNVTF; from the coding sequence ATGACAAAAGATTTTAAACGCTTTTATGTATCGAGAGCGATGTTCCTGGGAGCTACTATGTTCCTGGCATCAATCGGAATGGCCTCCGCTAATCCTTCTACCGATACGTTTGGCTCAAATGAGCCGAATCCTGTTGTAGCTTCTCCTCAACAGGCAAAACACACTATTAAAGGTGTGGTAGAAGATCAGTTTGGACCTATTGCAGGTGCAAACGTGGTGGAAAAAGGGACAACTAATGGAACTATTACCGATATGGATGGTAATTTTTCTCTTGAAGTCGCGCCTAACTCTATTTTAATTGTTTCATTTATCGGATACAAAGAACAACAGATTCCGGTAAATAGCCAGAAAACCGTTACTATCAAACTTACTGAAGACTCACAAGCATTGGAAGAAGTTGTAGTTGTAGGTTATGGTACGCAGAAAAAAGTTAACCTGTCTGGTTCTGTTACATCCGTTAATGTCAGTGAAATGGCAGAAAGCCGCCCATTGACAAACATTTCAACAGCTTTGGCCGGTACTGCTCCCGGTGTGCAAATCACGTCCAGCAACAATATTCCGTCCAATAATGGAGATGCAGATATTAAGGTGCGTGGTCAGGGTACTTTGAACAACTCTTCGCCTCTGGTCATTATCGACGGTGTGGAAGGCAGCCTGAATAGTGTCAGCCCGCAGGATGTCGAAACAGTCAGTGTCTTGAAGGATGCGGCTTCATCTGCGATCTATGGTTCCCGTGCAGCCAACGGTGTTATCTTGATTACGACTAAATCCGGTAAATCCGGTAAAATGAAGTTGGATTATACGGGTTATGTATCTTTCCAAACGTTGGATAAGCCTTATGATGTAGTTTCCGATTATGCAAGCTATATGGAATACCTGAATGAAGGTATGACCAATAGTAATAAGCCGGCTCCTTTCTCTCAGAATGTGATCAATCTTTGGCGTGAAAAATCGAAAGATCCGAACGGATTGAACGAATATGGCATGCCTAACTATCTGGCTTACCCGAACAGTGACATTTTTGATGTCTATGAAACAGGTGTTTCTCATCAACATAATCTGTCTGCATCCGGCGGTTCAGAGAAGATTACCTATTACACCTCGTTCAATTATCTGAATAATCCGGGTATCCTTGAAAATTGTGGCTATGAGCGCTTTAGTCTCCGTGCGAATATTGATTCTCAAATTAAAGATTGGTTGAAGTTGGGAGTTAATCTAAGTGGATATACCGCAAATACGACACCTGTCAGCGAAAATATCAAAGATATTTATACTTATGGTTTAACTGGTGGAAATCCGGGTATTGCATATTTGGATGATCAAAACAGATTAGGTATCAATGCAAATGCGGAAGACGATCCTCAAAATGCAACGAACAATCCTTATAATCGTCTGAGAAACACGACTGGTAATGTCCAGACAAATACATTGAAAACCCGTTTGTATGCCATTCTGACGCCATTGAAAGGTTTAACGATTCAAGGTTCTTATACTTATGATTATTATGATAAGTTTAAAGAGAGCAAACCTAATTTTGTTCCGATGTATAACTTCCAAACGAATACTTTATATACGGACGGAGTGGGACAAACCAGCATTTATAATTATAATGAAAAGACTTTCAGAAACTTTATGGATGCGACTATACGATATGAACGAAACTTCTTTGATGATCGTTTGAGTACGAACTTGATGGTCGGAGCCAGCCAGGAACAGTATAAACGCCAATATTTCAGTGCAACACGCAAAGATCTTATTGATCCATCATTGGGTGTGATCGACGGTGCAATCGGTGAATCTTCTTCAACCGGTAATATTACAGAATGGGCTATGCGTTCTTACTTCGGACGTCTGAATTTAGGATGGGACGACAAATACTTGTTTGAAGCAAACTTACGTGCAGATGGTTCTTCGCGTTTTTTGGCTGATAACCGGTGGGGGTATTTCCCGTCTTTTTCTGCAGCATGGCGTATCTCTGAAGAAGAATTCATGAAGAATATCAGTTGGTTGGATAACTTGAAGATCCGTGCTTCATACGGTTCACTGGGGAACAACACGTTAGGCTCTAACCGCGATAACGATGGCAACTATACTTCACAATCTTTGTATGCACAAACGAACTATGTCTTGGCTCGTGCAGTGGCAATGGGATTGTCGCAAACTGCTATCGCGAATGCAGCCTTGACATGGGAAACTACTTATATCACAAACGTCGGTCTTGACTATAACGTTTTAGGAAACCGTCTGTCCGGAAGTATTGAATTCTTTAACAAGAAGACGGATGGCATCTTGATCGACCTTCCTGCCCCGATGGTACACGGTAATGCTACCATCCCCAAGCAAAACGCAGCGCAAGTAACCAATAAAGGTCTTGAATTCTCTGCAAACTGGAGTGACAGAGCTGGTAAAGATTTCTCTTATAACATCGGATTCAACTTTACCTATATCAAAAATAACGTGGATAAGTTCAAAGGGGATGATCCTTCTTATGATGGTGCAAGAATGTTGAAGGAAGGCCTGCCTATCTGGTCGTTGTATGTTCGCGAAGTAGATCGTATTGTTCAGACAGATGAAGACTTGGCTTTGGTACAGTCTATGTTGGATAATCCGGATGTGAAAGGTAAAGTTGTATTCCCATATGGAACCCCGCAAAAAGGTGATATCCTTTACAAGGATTTGAATGGTGACGGTTTGGTAAATGATGACGACCGTGTTGTTGTCGGTAATGGTAAAAACCCGACATTCACATATGGTATGAACTTGGGATTCAATTGGAAAGGCATCGATTTCTCTGCTCTGCTCCAGGGACAAGCAGGTATAAAAGATGTATATCTGAGTGCCCTGTATAAATCAACAGTCCGTCAGGGCTATCAGTTGAACGCTGATATAATCGAAGGACGTTGGTACGAAGGCCGTACAGATGCGAAATATCCCCGTCTGTTGGACTATAGTGATACGCGTAATGAGCAATATTCTGATTTTTGGGTGGCAAGCAAAGCTTATCTGAAAATACGAAATATTACGTTGGGATATACATTGCCTTCGGCATGGACAAAAGTTGCCTATATGGATAGAGTCAGAATCTACGGTAGTTTGGAAAACTTCTTTACATTCACAAAGTGGAAAGGATATGATCCTGAAATCGACGGCATTACATATCCGACAATGCGACAAGCCGTAATCGGTGTCAATGTAACATTCTGA
- a CDS encoding heparinase II/III family protein gives MRTQRFITIVCLLLWTVAHLHAYEKRDLLQKEVDFEKVKSALIMEQKWVPYPDYSDRAGWDKLLGDYKEKYIRKGESYLDYEWKVVKATDYLEFGRSGDRAIMESPFGKNNSALGSLFMAEMAEGKGRFVDQIINGVFASCEMTSWALSAHLGLQKVGGCFPSYEEHVIDLGSGNLASQLSWIYYYLKPSFDKVNPLISKRLRHELQVRILDTYMNEDHFWWMAFNLKPGGLVNNWNPWCNFNVLQCFFLLENDRDKLAKAVYRTMTSVDHFINYTHGDGGCEEGPSYWGHAAGKMYDYLQMLSDGTGGKVSVFDQPIIKNMGEYIARSYVGNGWVVNFADASAKGGGDADLIFRYGKAVESPLMMNYAAYLKSLSDKDGIPSGDPFRLFQTLLSREELEGMSADYQAPGYSWYPETEFCYMTNKNGFFVATKGGYNNESHNHNDAGTFSLYLNTTPIFIDAGVGTYTRQTFSSERYSIWTMQSNYHNLPMVNGVPQQFGSEFRATDVHFDSRRMYFSANIATAYPAEANVKKWVRSYQLGKNSLKIEDSFSLDKADKPNQVNFLTWGEVDVSVPGVVTVEVNGEKVRMTYNKSAFTPTVETIRLDDPRLSNVWGEQVCRISLNANKQPLSGSYTYTITTIK, from the coding sequence ATGAGAACACAACGATTCATCACAATCGTGTGCCTGTTGCTTTGGACAGTCGCACACTTGCACGCGTATGAAAAACGCGACTTGTTGCAAAAAGAGGTCGATTTTGAGAAAGTCAAATCCGCGTTGATAATGGAGCAGAAGTGGGTGCCGTATCCTGATTATTCTGACCGGGCCGGTTGGGATAAACTCCTCGGTGATTATAAAGAAAAGTATATCCGGAAAGGAGAAAGTTATCTGGATTATGAGTGGAAGGTTGTGAAAGCGACCGATTATCTGGAGTTCGGACGAAGTGGTGACCGGGCGATTATGGAGAGTCCGTTCGGTAAAAACAATTCCGCACTCGGAAGTCTGTTCATGGCAGAGATGGCTGAAGGGAAGGGACGCTTTGTCGATCAGATTATCAATGGTGTTTTTGCAAGTTGTGAAATGACGAGCTGGGCATTGTCGGCCCATTTGGGATTACAGAAGGTCGGAGGATGCTTTCCGAGCTATGAAGAACATGTGATTGATTTGGGTTCAGGAAATCTTGCTTCCCAGTTGTCTTGGATTTATTATTACCTGAAACCTTCGTTCGATAAGGTAAATCCTTTGATTTCAAAAAGGCTGCGGCATGAATTACAGGTCCGCATCCTCGATACCTATATGAATGAAGATCATTTCTGGTGGATGGCGTTCAACCTGAAGCCTGGCGGATTGGTGAATAACTGGAATCCGTGGTGTAACTTCAATGTGCTGCAATGTTTCTTCCTGCTTGAGAATGATCGGGATAAATTGGCAAAAGCGGTTTACCGGACGATGACTTCCGTGGATCATTTCATCAATTATACGCATGGAGACGGAGGTTGCGAGGAAGGCCCTTCTTATTGGGGACATGCTGCTGGAAAGATGTACGATTATCTGCAGATGCTTTCTGACGGGACAGGTGGTAAAGTCTCCGTATTCGATCAGCCTATCATTAAGAATATGGGTGAATATATTGCCCGCTCTTATGTGGGGAACGGCTGGGTGGTCAACTTTGCCGATGCTTCTGCCAAAGGAGGAGGGGATGCCGATCTCATTTTCAGGTATGGGAAAGCAGTCGAAAGCCCTCTTATGATGAACTATGCTGCTTATCTCAAGAGTCTTTCTGATAAGGACGGTATTCCTTCCGGTGACCCTTTCCGTCTGTTCCAAACCTTGCTCTCCCGTGAAGAACTGGAAGGAATGAGTGCAGATTATCAGGCTCCCGGCTATTCCTGGTATCCGGAAACCGAATTTTGCTATATGACCAACAAGAATGGCTTTTTCGTGGCAACGAAAGGAGGCTATAATAATGAAAGCCATAATCATAACGATGCAGGGACCTTCTCCCTTTACTTGAATACGACGCCTATTTTTATCGATGCCGGAGTCGGGACCTATACCCGTCAGACCTTCAGTTCCGAACGCTATTCAATCTGGACAATGCAGAGTAATTATCACAACCTGCCTATGGTGAACGGTGTGCCACAGCAGTTCGGTTCGGAATTTAGGGCTACGGATGTGCACTTTGATTCGAGACGTATGTATTTCTCTGCAAATATTGCGACAGCTTATCCGGCAGAGGCAAATGTAAAAAAATGGGTCCGTTCGTACCAGTTGGGAAAGAACTCCCTGAAAATAGAAGATTCGTTCTCTTTGGACAAGGCGGATAAACCGAATCAAGTCAATTTCCTCACTTGGGGGGAGGTGGATGTGTCGGTTCCGGGAGTAGTCACGGTTGAAGTGAATGGTGAGAAAGTCCGGATGACGTATAATAAGAGCGCCTTTACACCGACTGTCGAAACGATCCGCCTGGACGATCCTCGCTTGTCGAATGTTTGGGGCGAACAGGTCTGCCGGATATCGTTGAACGCTAATAAGCAGCCGCTTTCCGGCTCCTATACTTATACAATAACAACAATAAAATAA
- a CDS encoding glycoside hydrolase family 88 protein — MMKNLIAFAFSAFLLSCAGAPKTEEKSFIDENIDFARAQIGNEIGVIEASGKCLNPVTLKTDSSVYYCGYADWRSGFFPGSVWYLYELTGDSTLLPLAAKYTDAIEEAKNLTWHHDIGFIVNCSFGNGLRLAGTPSYKDVMVQAAKSLSTRFRPAAGIIQSWDVERGWQSERGWECPVIIDNMMNLELMFEATRLSGDSSFYKIAVSHADRTMEEHFRPDGSCYHVIDYSIKDGKVRHRQTAQGYADESIWSRGQAWAIYGYAVCYRETKDRKYLDQALKTFTMMKNLKNMPEDLIPYWDMSAPNIPNEPRDVSTASCIASALYEISTMDVPDAAGYKMYADSIMVSLSSPAYRAALGTNGNFLLMHSVGSIPHNSEIDVPLNYADYYYLEALKRKRDIEKGL; from the coding sequence ATGATGAAAAATTTGATTGCATTTGCTTTTTCGGCATTTCTGCTATCTTGTGCAGGTGCCCCTAAAACAGAGGAAAAAAGTTTTATTGACGAGAATATCGATTTTGCCCGTGCACAAATAGGGAATGAGATCGGTGTGATCGAAGCGAGTGGGAAATGCTTGAATCCGGTGACGCTTAAGACAGACAGTTCTGTCTATTATTGTGGTTATGCGGATTGGCGGAGCGGCTTTTTCCCCGGATCTGTCTGGTATTTGTATGAACTGACGGGCGACAGCACGTTGCTGCCGTTGGCCGCCAAATATACGGATGCCATAGAGGAAGCCAAAAACCTGACTTGGCATCATGATATCGGATTTATTGTAAATTGCAGTTTCGGGAATGGCTTGAGACTGGCAGGGACGCCTTCTTATAAAGATGTGATGGTGCAGGCTGCCAAGTCGTTGTCTACCCGCTTCCGTCCGGCTGCCGGGATTATCCAGTCGTGGGATGTGGAACGTGGATGGCAGTCTGAACGGGGTTGGGAATGTCCGGTTATCATTGACAACATGATGAATCTGGAACTGATGTTCGAAGCGACGCGTCTGTCCGGCGACTCTTCTTTCTATAAGATTGCGGTGTCGCATGCCGATCGTACCATGGAGGAACATTTTCGCCCGGATGGAAGTTGTTACCATGTGATTGACTACAGTATCAAGGATGGTAAAGTGCGCCATCGCCAGACGGCACAAGGATATGCCGACGAATCTATCTGGAGTCGCGGGCAGGCATGGGCTATCTACGGTTATGCGGTATGCTATCGTGAAACCAAAGACCGTAAATATCTGGATCAGGCATTGAAAACTTTCACAATGATGAAGAATTTGAAGAATATGCCGGAAGATCTGATTCCTTACTGGGATATGTCGGCTCCGAATATCCCGAACGAACCACGCGATGTATCGACGGCTTCCTGTATCGCTTCCGCGCTTTATGAGATCAGTACGATGGATGTACCGGATGCAGCCGGCTATAAAATGTATGCCGACAGTATCATGGTTTCACTTTCTTCTCCGGCCTATCGGGCTGCATTGGGCACAAATGGAAACTTCCTGCTGATGCATTCTGTTGGCAGCATTCCTCACAATTCGGAAATAGACGTCCCATTGAACTATGCCGATTACTATTATCTGGAAGCATTAAAACGTAAACGGGATATCGAGAAAGGTCTTTAA
- a CDS encoding alkaline phosphatase yields MKTGKLIFALVFLMLFADASMAAKWKAKHVVLIGLDGWGAYSVNKAEMPNVKKLMEEGSYTLKKRSVLPSSSAVNWASMYMGAGPELHGYTEWGSQTPELPSRVVNKHGIFPTVFSLLRESDPKAEIGCICEWAGIRYVVDTLALSYDKNITEKPQNPATAKCAVEYIKRAHPALVNIVFDEPDHVGHAEGHDTPAYYEKLKELDGYIGQIIQAVKDAGMLDETIFIVTADHGGIKKGHGGKTMEEMETAFIIAGKGIKKGYEFQESMMQFDCASTIAYIFGLKQPQVWIGRPMIQVFK; encoded by the coding sequence ATGAAAACAGGAAAGTTGATTTTCGCATTGGTATTTCTGATGTTGTTTGCCGATGCTTCGATGGCTGCCAAGTGGAAAGCCAAACATGTAGTTTTGATCGGTCTGGACGGCTGGGGCGCTTATAGTGTGAACAAGGCCGAAATGCCGAATGTGAAGAAGTTGATGGAAGAAGGATCTTATACGTTGAAAAAACGCTCTGTACTTCCGTCTTCCAGTGCCGTAAACTGGGCTTCCATGTATATGGGGGCGGGACCGGAACTTCATGGTTACACGGAATGGGGATCGCAAACTCCGGAACTGCCTTCCCGTGTAGTGAATAAGCACGGTATTTTCCCGACTGTGTTCAGCTTGCTTCGCGAGTCTGATCCGAAAGCTGAAATCGGCTGTATCTGTGAATGGGCGGGAATCCGTTACGTTGTCGATACGTTAGCTTTGAGTTATGATAAAAATATTACGGAAAAGCCGCAGAATCCGGCCACTGCCAAATGTGCGGTTGAATATATCAAGCGTGCACATCCGGCATTGGTCAATATCGTTTTCGACGAACCCGATCATGTCGGTCATGCTGAAGGTCATGACACACCTGCCTACTATGAAAAGCTGAAAGAGCTCGACGGCTATATCGGCCAAATCATTCAGGCGGTTAAGGATGCAGGTATGTTGGATGAGACTATCTTTATCGTCACAGCCGATCATGGTGGTATCAAGAAGGGGCATGGCGGCAAGACCATGGAAGAAATGGAGACTGCCTTTATTATTGCCGGCAAGGGAATCAAGAAAGGATATGAATTCCAGGAAAGCATGATGCAGTTCGACTGTGCTTCGACAATCGCTTATATCTTCGGGTTGAAACAGCCGCAGGTTTGGATCGGACGTCCGATGATCCAGGTGTTTAAATGA